The Camelina sativa cultivar DH55 chromosome 14, Cs, whole genome shotgun sequence genome includes a window with the following:
- the LOC104741122 gene encoding probable inactive receptor kinase At1g27190 codes for MKKIFITLLFITTLLCSSSSAEDDVLCLQGLKNSLTDPSSRLTSWSFPNSSASSICKLSGVSCWNEKENRIISLQLQSMQLAGEIPESLKLCRSLQSLDLSGNDLSGSIPSQICSWLPYLVTLDLSGNNLGGSIPTQIVECKFLNALVLSDNKLSGSIPSQLSRLDRLRRLSLAGNDLSGSIPSELSRFGEDDFSGNNGLCGKPLSKCGALNGRNLSIIIVAGVIGAVGSLCVGLVIFWWFFIREGSRKKRGYGAGKSKDDSDWIGLLRSHKLVQVTLFQKPIVKIKLGDLMAATNNFSSGNIDVSSRTGVSYKADLPDGSALAVKRLSACGFGEKQFRSEMSRLGEIRHPNLVPLLGYCVVEDERLLVYKHMSNGTLFSQLHNGGLCDAILDWPTRLNIGVGAAKGLAWLHHGCQPPYLHQFISSNVILLDDDYDARITDYGLARLVGSRDSNDSSFNNGDLGELGYVAPEYSSTMVASLKGDVYGFGIVLLELVTGQKPLSVINGVEGFKGSLVDWVSQYLGTGRSKDAIDRSICGKGHDEEILQFLKIACGCVVSRPKERPTMIQVYESLKSMADKHGVSEHYDEFPLVFNKQEA; via the coding sequence atgaaGAAGATCTTCATTACACTTCTCTTCATCACCACCTTACTCTGTTCATCATCTTCAGCAGAAGACGACGTTCTCTGTCTCCAAGGTTTGAAAAACTCGCTCACGGATCCTTCTTCTCGACTCACCTCATGGTCTTTCCCAAACTCCTCCGCTTCTTCGATTTGTAAACTCAGCGGCGTTTCCTGCTGGAACGAGAAAGAGAATCGTATCATCTCTCTCCAGCTCCAATCGATGCAGCTCGCCGGTGAGATTCCTGAGTCTCTTAAGCTTTGTCGTAGTTTACAGTCTCTAGATCTCTCCGGAAACGATCTCTCCGGTTCGATTCCTTCTCAAATCTGTTCTTGGCTTCCTTATCTCGTTACGTTAGATCTATCTGGGAATAACCTTGGCGGATCGATTCCTACTCAGATCGTTGAGTGTAAGTTTCTAAACGCTTTGGTTTTGAGTGATAATAAGCTTTCTGGTTCGATTCCTTCTCAGTTGAGTCGATTAGATCGGCTTAGACGTCTTTCACTAGCTGGTAACGATCTCTCCGGTTCGATTCCTTCTGAGCTTTCGAGGTTTGGAGAAGATGATTTTAGTGGTAATAACGGACTTTGTGGGAAGCCTTTGTCAAAGTGTGGTGCGTTGAACGGGAGGAACCTGAGTATTATCATAGTGGCTGGTGTGATTGGGGCTGTTGGATCTTTGTGTGTTGGTTTAGTGATTTTCTGGTGGTTCTTTATTAGAGAAGGTAGTAGGAAGAAGAGAGGTTACGGTGCTGGGAAATCTAAAGATGATAGTGATTGGATTGGTTTGTTGAGGTCACATAAGCTTGTTCAGGTTACTTTGTTTCAGAAACCTATTGTGAAGATCAAATTAGGTGATTTAATGGCTGCTACGAATAATTTTAGTTCAGGGAATATCGATGTTTCGTCTAGAACTGGTGTTTCGTATAAAGCTGATTTACCTGATGGGTCTGCACTTGCGGTGAAGAGGCTTAGCGCTTGTGGGTTTGGTGAGAAACAGTTTAGGTCGGAGATGAGTAGGTTAGGAGAGATTAGACATCCGAATTTGGTGCCGCTTTTAGGTTATTGTGTTGTGGAAGATGAGAGACTGTTGGTGTATAAGCATATGTCTAATGGCACGTTGTTCTCTCAGTTGCATAATGGTGGATTGTGTGATGCTATTTTGGATTGGCCGACTCGGCTTAATATTGGTGTGGGCGCTGCTAAAGGGTTAGCTTGGCTGCATCATGGATGCCAACCGCCGTATTTGCATCAGTTTATTAGTTCCAATGTTATACtacttgatgatgattatgacgCTCGGATTACTGATTACGGATTGGCTAGGCTGGTTGGATCTCGTGATTCTAACGATAGCTCGTTCAATAATGGGGATTTGGGGGAGTTAGGTTATGTGGCGCCTGAGTATTCAAGCACTATGGTTGCATCTTTGAAAGGAGATGTGTATGGGTTTGGGATTGTGCTTCTTGAATTGGTTACAGGACAAAAGCCTTTGTCTGTTATTAATGGTGTGGAAGGGTTTAAAGGGAGTTTGGTTGATTGGGTGAGTCAGTATTTGGGTACGGGTAGAAGCAAAGACGCTATCGATAGAAGCATATGTGGTAAAGGACATGATGAAGAGATATTGCAGTTCTTGAAAATCGCATGTGGCTGTGTTGTGTCAAGGCCTAAGGAAAGGCCAACGATGATTCAAGTGTATGAATCTTTGAAGAGCATGGCAGATAAACACGGTGTTTCTGAGCATTACGATGAATTTCCACTGGTCTTCAACAAACAAGAAGCTTGA
- the LOC104741121 gene encoding glycosyltransferase family 92 protein At1g27200-like, whose amino-acid sequence MTEYENGKKRKVRNKHQLKAQFLSQRYLISCFCCCFFVLLFFLSSDRISTLSVRSDSLRPSLRVPALSVLSSMDSIHRSFHGGVKFPELRVDDRVQFPDHLLLILSSKIGRGDEKNLVCVYRGVKEETLVLPSISSDEFDEFRSIVRCPNAPLNYSSSVDLRFRGDLAKKRQRQSSRVHNWEKIGYEAVVDGDTVVVFVKGLTRRPHKESDPSYYKCQFEIGDSDEKEVTQALAAAQEVVRCVSPESLKLNPEMMFRVSVIHIDPRGRTTPALPSVARLYGSDLIEKSVVHNKHELCVCTMLWNQAPFLREWIMYHSWLGVERWFIYDNNSDDGIQDEIELLSSENYNVSRHVWPWIKTQEAGFSHCAVRAKEECNWVGFFDVDEFYYFPTHRSQGLPSKNALKSLVSNYTSWDLVGEIRTECHSYGPSGLTSVPSQGVTVGYTCRQANPERHKSIIRPELLTSSLLNEVHHFQLKEGIGHMSLVESVAVVNHYKYQVWETFKAKFYRRVATYVVDWQENQNQGSKDRAPGLGTEAIEPPDWKRRFCEVWDTGLKDLVLSNFADQVTGYLLWQRQQQQE is encoded by the coding sequence atgacggaGTATGAGAAtgggaagaagaggaaagtaCGAAACAAACATCAACTGAAAGCACAGTTCTTGTCTCAAAGGTATCTAATCTCATGcttctgttgttgtttcttcgtcttgctcttcttcttatcttccgACCGTATCTCCACACTCTCTGTTCGCTCCGATTCCCTGAGACCGTCTCTTCGTGTTCCTGCTCTCTCCGTTTTATCGTCCATGGATTCGATTCACCGTTCGTTTCACGGCGGCGTTAAGTTCCCTGAGTTGAGAGTTGACGACAGAGTTCAATTCCCCGACCACTTGTTGCTGATTCTCTCGAGTAAGATCGGGAGAGGTGATGAGAAAAACCTAGTTTGTGTGTATCGTGGAGTAAAGGAAGAGACTTTAGTGTTGCCCTCGATTTCTAGTGACGAATTCGATGAGTTTAGATCCATTGTTCGTTGCCCTAACGCTCCTTTGAACTACTCTTCATCTGTTGATTTGCGATTCCGTGGAGATTTGGCGAAGAAGAGGCAGAGGCAGAGCAGTCGTGTTCATAATTGGGAAAAAATTGGTTACGAGGCCGTGGTTGATGGTGACACGGTGGTTGTGTTTGTTAAAGGATTGACTCGAAGGCCTCACAAGGAATCAGATCCTTCTTACTACAAGTGTCAATTCGAGATTGGTGATTCGGATGAGAAAGAAGTGACTCAAGCTCTCGCTGCAGCGCAAGAAGTTGTGAGGTGTGTTTCCCCTGAGAGTTTGAAGCTAAATCCAGAGATGATGTTTCGTGTGAGCGTGATTCATATTGATCCTAGAGGAAGAACTACGCCTGCTTTGCCTTCGGTTGCGAGACTCTACGGTTCTGATTTGATCGAGAAGAGTGTGGTTCATAATAAGCATGAGCTTTGTGTTTGTACAATGCTTTGGAACCAAGCTCCGTTCTTGCGTGAGTGGATCATGTATCACTCGTGGCTTGGTGTCGAGCGTTGGTTTATATATGACAACAACAGCGATGATGGTATACAAGATGAGATTGAGTTGCTCAGTTCGGAGAATTACAATGTGAGTCGACATGTTTGGCCTTGGATCAAGACTCAAGAAGCAGGTTTCTCGCATTGTGCGGTTAGAGCGAAAGAAGAATGCAATTGGGTTGGATTCTTTGATGTTGACGAGTTCTACTACTTCCCTACACATCGTTCTCAAGGCTTACCGAGTAAAAACGCTTTGAAGTCTCTTGTATCAAACTACACTTCATGGGATCTTGTTGGAGAGATCAGAACAGAATGTCATAGTTATGGTCCATCCGGTTTAACCTCGGTTCCATCACAAGGCGTGACAGTAGGTTACACTTGTAGACAAGCGAACCCCGAGAGGCATAAGTCGATCATACGACCAGAGTTGCTCACGAGCTCATTGCTAAACGAAGTTCATCATTTTCAATTGAAAGAAGGAATAGGGCATATGAGTTTGGTGGAGAGTGTAGCGGTAGTGAACCATTACAAGTACCAAGTTTGGGAGACTTTTAAAGCAAAGTTTTACAGAAGAGTGGCTACTTATGTTGTGGACTGGCAAGAGAATCAGAACCAAGGGTCTAAAGATCGAGCTCCGGGGCTAGGGACAGAGGCCATTGAGCCGCCTGATTGGAAAAGAAGGTTCTGTGAAGTGTGGGATACTGGATTGAAGGATTTGGTATTGTCGAATTTTGCTGATCAAGTGACTGGTTATTTGCTGTGGCAGAGGCAACAACAACAggaatga